Proteins from one Panicum virgatum strain AP13 chromosome 7K, P.virgatum_v5, whole genome shotgun sequence genomic window:
- the LOC120642860 gene encoding ABC transporter B family member 19-like, with translation MVKHSGTYNNAMSREVSFSRDNHDKLYVPPRRDAPSFGYDVSVASYSHSQRYDDGGGYGYDDDDDCEIEVRIGKPVSISGLFKYSTPLDILLLVLGCVGATINGGSLPWYSYLFGNFINKVVNADKAQMMTDVKQISFYMVFLAAVVVIGAYLEITCWRIIGERSALRIRREYLKAVLRQEIGFFDTEVSTGEVMQSISSDVAQIQDVMGEKMAGFVHHVFTFIFGYAVGFTKSWKIALAVFAVTPLMMSCGIAYKAIYGGLTARDEASYQRAGSVAQQAISSIRTVLSFVMEDRLADKYAEWLNKAAPIGIKMGFAKGAGMGMIYLVTYSQWALALWYGSELVAKGEIKGGDAIACFFGVMVGGRNVSFADALESGNVVRRGLALSLSYYAQFAQGTVAAGRVFEIIDRVPEIDAYDSGGRMLSTVRGRIEFKDVEFTYPSRPEAIILYNLNLTIPASKMLALVGVSGGGKSTMFALIERFYDPTRGTIMLDGQDLPSLNLRWLRSLVGLVGQEPILFATSIIENVMMGKENATRQEAIAACTKANAHTFILGLPDGYDTQVGDRGTQLSGGQKQRIALARAIIRDPRILLLDEPTSALDAESEALVQKSIDHLSAGRTVVVIAHRLATVRNADTIAVLDRGAVVESGRHADLMARGGPYAALVKLASDSGRSDTSAEPSKPAAAGTDMHNSFTDESGYEMSMMSKSRHRVQTIHEEASPKDDASAKFSVSEIWKLQRREGPLLILGFLMGINAGAVFSVFPLLLGQAVEVYFDANTSKMKRQVGYLAVAVVGLGVACILTMTGQQGLCGWAGARLTMRVRDRLFRAIMKQEPAWFDEEDNAMGVLVTRLARDAIAFRSMFGDRYAVLLMAVGSAGVGLGICFALDWRLTLVAMGCTPLTLGASYLNLLINVGPKSDDGTYARASSVAAGAVSNVRTVAALCAQGNIVQSFNRALDAPMSKARRRSQIMGIILGLSQGAMYGAYTVTLWAGALFIKRDESKFGNVSKIFLILVLSSFSVGQLAGLAPDTSGAPAAIAGILSILKRRPTINEDPTKRRAIKDGRPIDVDLKNVTFAYPSRPGVTVLNGFSMRVKAGSTTAVVGASGSGKSTVVWLVQRFYDPVDGKVMVGSIDVRELDLKWLRGECAMVGQEPALFTGSIRENIGFGNQKASWAEIEDAAKEANIHKFIAGLPNGYDTQVGESGVQLSGGQKQRIAIARAIVKQSRILLLDEASSALDLESEKHVQEALRKVSRRATTIVVAHRLSTVREADRIAVVDNGRVIEFGSHDDLLASHRDGLYAAMVKAEVEAQAFA, from the exons ATGGTGAAGCACAGCGGCACCTACAACAACGCCATGTCCCGTGAAGTCTCCTTTTCGCGCGACAACCACGACAAGCTCTACGTTCCGCCGCGGCGGGACGCGCCTAGCTTTGGCTACGACGTCAGCGTCGCGTCATACAGCCACAGCCAGCGCTACGACGACGGCGGTGGCTACGgttacgacgacgacgacgactgtGAGATCGAGGTGAGGATCGGAAAGCCTGTCAGCATCTCCGGGCTGTTTAAGTACTCGACACCGTTAGACATCCTCCTCCTCGTTCTCGGGTGTGTTGGTGCCACAATCAACGGTGGCTCACTTCCCTGGTACTCGTATCTGTTCGggaatttcatcaacaaggttgTCAACGCCGATAAGGCACAGATGATGACGGATGTCAAACAG ATCAGCTTTTACATGGTGTTCCTTGCTGCAGTAGTTGTGATAGGGGCCTATCTTG AGATCACGTGTTGGAGGATCATTGGCGAGAGGTCGGCGCTCCGCATACGACGGGAGTACCTAAAGGCGGTGCTGAGGCAAGAGATTGGGTTCTTCGACACGGAGGTCAGCACGGGCGAGGTGATGCAAAGCATCTCCAGTGATGTCGCTCAAATCCAGGATGTCATGGGAGAGAAG ATGGCAGGCTTTGTGCATCACGTcttcaccttcatcttcggttaCGCGGTCGGCTTCaccaaatcatggaagattgcTCTTGCGGTCTTCGCTGTCACACCTCTCATGATGTCCTGCGGCATCGCCTACAAGGCCATCTATGGCGGCCTCACCGCCAGGGACGAG GCATCATACCAACGTGCAGGCAGCGTGGCCCAGCAGGCGATCAGCTCGATCCGGACTGTCCTCTCCTTTGTGATGGAGGACCGGCTGGCTGACAAATACGCTGAGTGGCTGAACAAGGCAGCACCAATCGGTATAAAGATGGGCTTCGCCAAGGGCGCAGGTATGGGCATGATCTACCTAGTAACTTACTCCCAGTGGGCTCTGGCGTTGTGGTATGGCTCGGAGCTGGTTGCCAAGGGCGAGATCAAAGGTGGCGACGCCATCGCCTGCTTCTTCGGTGTCATGGTCGGAGGAAG AAATGTTTCTTTTGCTGATGCCTTGGAATCTGGCAACGTTGTGCGCAGGGGTTTGGCGTTATCGCTATCCTACTACGCCCAGTTCGCGCAGGGGACGGTGGCGGCAGGGCGAGTCTTCGAGATCATCGACCGGGTGCCGGAGATTGACGCATACGATAGTGGCGGTCGCATGTTGTCGACAGTAAGGGGGCGGATCGAGTTCAAGGACGTGGAGTTCACGTACCCGTCACGGCCGGAGGCCATCATCTTGTACAACCTGAATCTTACCATCCCCGCTTCCAAGATGCTGGCGCTTGTTGGTGTCAGCGGAGGGGGAAAGTCCACTATGTTCGCGCTCATCGAAAGGTTCTACGACCCGACGCGAG GGACGATTATGTTGGACGGCCAGGACCTGCCATCCCTAAATCTTAGGTGGCTGCGCTCGCTGGTCGGCTTGGTCGGACAGGAGCCCATCCTATTTGCCACCTCCATCATAGAGAACGTGATGATGGGGAAGGAGAACGCGACGAGGCAAGAGGCCATCGCGGCCTGCACCAAGGCCAATGCTCACACCTTCATCCTGGGCCTGCCAGATGGCTATGATACACAG GTTGGCGACCGTGGGACCCAGCTGTCAGGCGGGCAGAAGCAGCGGATCGCGCTCGCGCGTGCAATCATCCGGGACCCGCGCATCCTGCTGCTGGATGAGCCCACCAGCGCCCTGGACGCCGAGTCTGAGGCTCTGGTGCAGAAGTCTATTGACCACCTTTCAGCCGGACGCACCGTGGTAGTCATTGCCCATCGCCTCGCCACCGTCCGCAATGCTGACACCATCGCCGTGCTGGACCGTGGGGCCGTGGTTGAGTCTGGCCGCCACGCTGATCTGATGGCTCGGGGCGGTCCATACGCTGCCCTTGTGAAGCTCGCATCAGACAGTGGCAGGTCCGACACCTCTGCAGAGCCCAGCAAACCAGCTGCCGCCGGCACGGATATGCACAACAGTTTCACCGATGAGTCAGGGtatgagatgtccatgatgtcCAAGTCACGGCACCGTGTTCAGACGATCCACGAAGAGGCAAGCCCGAAGGATGATGCTAGTGCAAAGTTCAGTGTCTCAGAAATATGGAAGCTGCAGCGGCGGGAAGGCCCCTTGCTGATCTTGGGTTTTCTGATGGGCATAAATGCTGGAGCTGTGTTCTCGGTGTTCCCGCTACTTCTGGGCCAGGCCGTCGAGGTGTACTTCGATGCCAACACGTCAAAGATGAAGCGGCAGGTGGGCTATCTGGCGGTTGCCGTGGTTGGTCTAGGCGTGGCTTGCATCCTGACCATGACAGGGCAGCAGGGTCTGTGCGGATGGGCGGGTGCTCGGCTCACCATGCGTGTCCGTGACCGCCTCTTCCGCGCCATCATGAAGCAGGAGCCAGCGTGGTTCGATGAGGAAGACAACGCCATGGGTGTCCTAGTGACACGGCTTGCGCGGGACGCCATCGCGTTCCGGTCCATGTTCGGAGACAGGTACGCCGTGCTCTTGATGGCTGTGGGCTCAGCCGGTGTGGGACTCGGCATATGTTTCGCGCTGGACTGGCGATTGACGCTTGTCGCCATGGGCTGCACGCCGTTGACGCTTGGTGCCAGTTATCTCAACCTGCTCATCAACGTCGGTCCAAAGTCGGACGATGGCACGTACGCAAGGGCCAGCAGCGTTGCCGCTGGCGCCGTGTCCAACGTGCGCACGGTGGCTGCTCTCTGCGCCCAGGGCAACATCGTCCAATCCTTCAACCGGGCACTCGATGCCCCCATGTCCAAGGCACGGAGGAGGTCACAGATCATGGGCATCATCCTCGGGCTGTCCCAAGGCGCCATGTATGGCGCCTACACGGTGACACTTTGGGCTGGTGCTCTCTTCATAAAGAGAGACGAGTCCAAATTCGGTAACGTGTCAAAGATCTTCCTCATCCTTGTGCTAAGTTCCTTCTCTGTTGGCCAACTGGCTGGCCTTGCCCCCGACACATCTGGCGCACCAGCGGCCATCGCGGGCATACTGTCCATATTGAAGCGTCGCCCAACGATCAACGAGGATCCTACCAAGCGGCGAGCAATCAAAGATGGGAGGCCCATTGATGTGGATCTGAAGAATGTGACGTTTGCATACCCATCGCGTCCAGGTGTGACAGTGCTGAATGGATTCTCAATGCGTGTGAAGGCAGGGAGCACCACTGCAGTGGTTGGTGCCAGTGGTAGCGGGAAGTCCACAGTGGTGTGGTTGGTACAACGATTCTACGACCCGGTGGATGGGAAAGTGATGGTAGGCAGTATTGATGTACGGGAACTGGACCTCAAGTGGCTTCGAGGGGAGTGTGCGATGGTGGGCCAGGAGCCGGCCTTGTTCACTGGGTCCATAAGAGAGAACATTGGGTTCGGCAACCAAAAAGCTTCTTGGGCTGAAATTGAAGATGCAGCCAAGGAGGCCAACATCCATAAGTTCATTGCTGGGCTTCCCAATGGCTACGATACTCAA GTTGGAGAGAGTGGGGTCCAATTGTCAGGGGGTCAGAAGCAGAGGATCGCAATTGCACGAGCAATCGTCAAGCAATCCAGGATACTACTTCTGGACGAGGCTAGCAGCGCGTTGGATCTTGAATCCGAAAAGCATGTGCAGGAAGCACTCAGGAAAGTCTCACGACGTGCAACGACTATCGTGGTAGCACACCGCCTCTCCACTGTTCGTGAAGCCGATCGCATTGCTGTTGTGGACAACGGAAGGGTCATCGAGTTCGGAAGCCACGACGACCTTCTAGCGAGCCATCGTGATGGTTTGTACGCCGCCATGGTTAAGGCAGAAGTGGAAGCGCAAGCGTTCGCCTAG